A region from the Beduinella massiliensis genome encodes:
- a CDS encoding GHKL domain-containing protein, producing the protein MNQPSLSGTKPSMNGRTARSRAFFALALIASAALAVFCLHVFDLMTTVQPEETVYLADLPDWRVYVVEDGEKRPLQRMENGQYEGLAYDGQVFYLEGELDERLTPSVLQIFLGEYHVSVFLDGVLFYTNAPGSGDTIGGVDYPDTFLSEFVSTYVTLPADCVGKTLTIAQRNFDHLLACPFDLTFYTGTSLRASAAAPAARSVLPMFLLSLLTFAMLALFLLTLYRGRADAGLLFLSLFALCWLFNECARSALFLDRFGGVHNLLQQAFDYLSDAFMLLFLLSRMRRFRLSLVPFILLYLLSIPISLLVQAGYLIPYGDFYVSILFLPRTMEFLAVAAVCALTWPEARAQNGFYRTFGKTLLVAVVAYACLFVAAWAADLPYYRDMSQRLVSSVVDLHFIYPLYLFRIFSACACVAITLHQFALQLVKHEAQARTTSLRAQLSQSNLDNLTRSMQQTMALRRRLQLHISSLSALLAKGDTAQAIAYTRELAEEIDGLSVYQTGNTLVDMVLGDRLGAAGASGIRVEVKKASAPENLPILDSDLCLILLNLLDNALSALRSCEQPERMIVLQLWTQEDSFHFVCENSADHPTLPNAAARRHPDGRESGLAIVERTLLQYGGKLDLKVRESSVRAEAILPLHS; encoded by the coding sequence ATGAATCAACCGTCTCTTTCCGGTACAAAACCATCTATGAACGGGCGCACCGCTCGTTCCCGCGCGTTCTTTGCACTCGCCCTCATCGCGTCTGCCGCGCTTGCCGTCTTCTGCCTGCATGTGTTCGACCTGATGACGACCGTCCAGCCGGAGGAAACCGTTTACTTGGCTGATCTGCCGGATTGGCGCGTTTACGTGGTCGAAGACGGAGAAAAGCGCCCGCTCCAACGCATGGAAAACGGACAGTACGAGGGGCTCGCTTACGATGGGCAGGTCTTCTATCTCGAAGGAGAGCTGGACGAGCGCCTGACACCCTCGGTTCTGCAAATCTTTCTGGGCGAGTACCACGTGAGTGTTTTTCTGGATGGCGTGCTGTTTTACACCAACGCGCCCGGCTCCGGGGATACCATCGGCGGGGTGGACTATCCCGACACGTTTTTAAGCGAATTTGTCTCGACCTATGTGACGCTGCCCGCAGACTGCGTCGGAAAGACGTTGACCATCGCCCAGCGAAATTTTGATCATCTGCTCGCTTGTCCCTTCGATCTGACGTTTTATACCGGAACTTCTCTCCGCGCTAGCGCTGCCGCGCCGGCAGCGCGCTCGGTGCTGCCGATGTTTTTACTCAGCCTGTTGACGTTTGCCATGCTCGCGCTGTTTCTCCTTACCCTGTATAGAGGAAGGGCGGATGCCGGACTGCTCTTTCTGTCGCTCTTCGCCCTGTGTTGGCTGTTCAATGAATGCGCCCGCTCCGCTCTCTTTCTCGACCGTTTTGGCGGCGTTCACAATCTTTTGCAGCAGGCCTTTGACTACCTGAGCGACGCCTTTATGCTGCTCTTTCTGCTTTCACGCATGCGCCGCTTCCGCCTCTCCTTGGTCCCTTTTATACTGCTGTACCTGCTCTCCATTCCCATCAGCCTGCTTGTGCAGGCCGGATACCTGATTCCCTATGGAGATTTCTACGTCTCCATCCTGTTTCTCCCCCGCACGATGGAGTTTCTCGCGGTCGCCGCCGTCTGCGCGCTGACCTGGCCGGAAGCGCGGGCTCAAAACGGCTTTTACCGCACCTTTGGGAAAACGCTTCTCGTCGCCGTCGTTGCCTATGCGTGCCTCTTCGTCGCGGCCTGGGCCGCCGATCTCCCCTATTACCGCGATATGTCTCAAAGGCTTGTCTCCAGCGTCGTCGACCTGCACTTTATCTATCCGCTCTACCTGTTCCGCATCTTCTCGGCCTGCGCATGTGTCGCCATCACCCTGCATCAATTCGCCCTTCAGCTTGTCAAGCATGAAGCGCAGGCGCGCACCACTTCCTTGCGCGCGCAGCTCTCGCAGAGCAACCTGGACAATCTGACGCGCTCCATGCAGCAGACGATGGCGCTTCGCCGCAGGCTGCAGCTGCACATTTCGTCGCTCTCCGCCCTGCTGGCAAAGGGCGACACGGCACAGGCCATAGCCTACACCCGAGAGCTGGCTGAAGAAATCGACGGGCTATCCGTCTATCAAACAGGCAACACCCTCGTAGACATGGTCCTCGGAGACAGGCTCGGCGCGGCCGGGGCATCGGGCATCCGCGTGGAGGTCAAGAAAGCGTCCGCGCCCGAAAACCTTCCCATCCTCGATTCGGACCTGTGCCTGATCCTGCTCAATCTGCTCGATAATGCGCTCTCCGCGCTGCGGTCGTGCGAGCAGCCGGAGCGCATGATCGTGCTGCAGCTCTGGACGCAGGAGGACAGCTTCCATTTTGTATGCGAAAACTCCGCCGACCATCCCACACTTCCGAATGCCGCCGCACGCAGGCATCCGGACGGAAGGGAAAGCGGGCTGGCAATCGTCGAGCGCACACTCCTTCAATACGGCGGGAAGCTCGACCTGAAGGTGCGCGAATCATCCGTCCGCGCGGAGGCAATCCTGCCGCTTCATTCCTAA
- the dnaK gene encoding molecular chaperone DnaK, whose amino-acid sequence MSRTIGIDLGTTNSCVAVIEGSDPVVIPGPEGGRTTPSVVAFTKDGQRLVGQIAKRQAVTNSERTIQSIKREMGTDHRVKIDGHAYTPQEISAMILQKLKADAEDYLGESVTQAVITVPAYFTDAQRQATKDAGRIAGLTVQRILNEPTAAALAYGIDKETAQKVMVYDLGGGTFDVSILDINQDVIEVLATAGNNRLGGDDFDQCVSDYLIAEFKRTERIDLRRDPTALERVREAAEKAKIELSGTQATSVNLPFLTAGKDGPKHMEITLTRAKFNELTAHLVEQTMGPVRQAIQDAGLSVSDIAKVLLVGGSSRIPAVQEAVRRFTGKEPFKGINPDECVAMGAALQGGVLAGEVKSLLLLDVTPLSLGIETVGDMFAKVIDRNTTLPVRQSQIFTTAAPFQSSVEINVLQGERMMASQNKSLGKFKLTGIRRAPQGVPQIEVTFSIDANGIVSVSAKDLGTGKQQEITITGSSNMSQAEIDRAVRDAQTYAAEDQQRREEAERQYRSGAAAAAPDDAPADGAADAEFTPKNDGAAGGGQKE is encoded by the coding sequence ATGAGCAGAACCATCGGCATCGATCTTGGCACGACGAACAGCTGCGTCGCCGTCATCGAGGGCAGCGATCCGGTCGTCATTCCCGGCCCGGAGGGCGGGCGAACGACGCCTTCCGTCGTCGCCTTCACCAAGGATGGGCAGCGGCTCGTCGGTCAAATCGCCAAGCGTCAGGCCGTCACCAACAGCGAACGCACCATCCAGTCGATCAAGCGGGAGATGGGAACCGACCATCGCGTCAAAATCGATGGCCATGCGTATACCCCGCAGGAAATTTCCGCAATGATCCTGCAAAAATTAAAGGCGGATGCGGAAGACTATTTAGGCGAATCCGTCACGCAGGCGGTCATCACCGTTCCTGCCTACTTCACAGACGCGCAGCGTCAGGCGACGAAGGACGCCGGACGGATCGCGGGCCTGACCGTTCAGCGCATCCTCAACGAACCGACCGCCGCCGCGCTCGCCTATGGCATCGACAAGGAAACCGCGCAAAAGGTCATGGTCTACGACCTGGGCGGCGGCACGTTCGACGTATCCATTCTGGACATCAACCAGGACGTCATCGAGGTGCTCGCGACCGCAGGCAACAACCGTCTCGGCGGCGACGACTTCGACCAGTGCGTCAGTGACTATCTGATTGCCGAGTTTAAACGTACGGAGCGCATAGACCTTCGCCGCGACCCTACCGCGCTTGAGCGCGTACGTGAGGCCGCTGAAAAGGCAAAAATCGAACTTTCCGGCACGCAGGCGACGAGCGTCAACCTGCCTTTTCTGACGGCGGGCAAGGACGGCCCCAAGCATATGGAAATCACGCTCACCCGCGCGAAGTTCAACGAACTGACGGCACACCTCGTCGAACAGACGATGGGCCCTGTGCGGCAGGCGATACAGGATGCGGGCCTCTCCGTATCGGACATCGCCAAGGTGTTGCTCGTCGGCGGCTCCAGCCGCATCCCGGCGGTGCAGGAAGCGGTTCGCCGCTTTACGGGTAAGGAGCCGTTTAAGGGCATCAACCCCGATGAGTGCGTCGCGATGGGCGCGGCGCTGCAGGGCGGCGTGCTCGCGGGCGAGGTGAAGAGCCTGCTGCTTCTGGACGTGACGCCGCTTTCCCTGGGGATCGAGACGGTGGGCGACATGTTCGCCAAGGTTATCGACCGAAACACCACGCTGCCCGTCCGTCAAAGCCAGATTTTTACCACCGCCGCCCCCTTTCAGTCGTCGGTGGAAATCAACGTGCTGCAGGGAGAGCGCATGATGGCCTCGCAAAACAAGTCGCTCGGCAAGTTCAAGCTGACCGGCATTCGCCGCGCGCCGCAGGGCGTACCGCAGATCGAGGTGACGTTCAGCATCGACGCGAATGGCATCGTCAGCGTCTCTGCCAAGGATTTGGGCACCGGAAAGCAGCAGGAGATCACCATCACCGGCTCTTCCAACATGAGCCAGGCCGAAATCGACCGCGCGGTACGGGATGCACAGACCTACGCCGCCGAGGATCAGCAGCGCAGGGAGGAAGCGGAACGGCAATACCGCAGCGGCGCCGCAGCGGCGGCCCCAGACGACGCACCGGCCGACGGCGCTGCCGACGCGGAATTTACGCCCAAAAACGACGGCGCCGCGGGCGGCGGACAAAAGGAGTAA
- a CDS encoding DUF5685 family protein has translation MFGYIAVNRAELSDADFARYRAFYCGLCRALSRRHGQIGRLTLTYDMTFLYLLLSSLYEPEERCVPARCALHPLKRHDFIENAAADYAADMNVLLAFHKCRDNWHDDRNLGAAAEGKLLQKAYRRVERDWPEKCAVVAACLERTANLEREKSADVDALANETGRMLGEVLCYKDDIWGPVLRAMGEALGRFIYLMDAYDDLPEDERRGRYNPLFQMRGQDDYEDFCRQMLTMMIAGCTQEFEKLPLVQDIGLLRNVLYSGVWCRYALIQQKRGGKEQENHG, from the coding sequence ATGTTTGGTTATATCGCGGTCAACCGTGCGGAATTATCCGACGCGGACTTTGCACGCTACCGCGCATTCTACTGCGGCCTCTGCCGGGCGCTTTCGCGCCGTCACGGCCAGATCGGCCGTCTGACGCTAACCTACGATATGACGTTCCTTTACTTGCTCCTGAGTTCCCTGTACGAGCCGGAAGAGCGCTGTGTGCCCGCGCGCTGCGCGCTGCACCCACTCAAGCGCCATGACTTTATCGAAAACGCCGCGGCGGATTACGCCGCGGACATGAACGTCCTGCTTGCCTTCCACAAGTGCCGCGATAACTGGCACGACGACAGGAACCTCGGCGCCGCGGCAGAAGGAAAACTGCTGCAAAAGGCCTACCGGCGCGTCGAGCGGGACTGGCCGGAGAAATGCGCGGTGGTCGCGGCTTGTCTTGAGCGCACAGCGAATCTGGAGCGCGAAAAGTCGGCCGACGTGGATGCCCTCGCCAACGAAACGGGACGCATGCTGGGCGAAGTGCTCTGCTATAAAGATGACATTTGGGGGCCAGTGCTTCGCGCGATGGGCGAGGCACTGGGGCGCTTCATCTATCTTATGGACGCTTACGACGACCTGCCGGAGGACGAACGGAGGGGGCGCTACAATCCCCTGTTTCAGATGCGCGGGCAGGACGATTACGAGGACTTTTGCCGCCAAATGCTGACCATGATGATCGCGGGCTGCACGCAGGAATTTGAAAAGCTGCCCCTCGTTCAGGACATCGGCCTCTTGCGAAACGTCCTGTATTCGGGGGTCTGGTGCAGGTATGCCCTCATACAGCAAAAACGCGGCGGAAAGGAGCAGGAGAACCATGGATGA
- a CDS encoding DnaJ domain-containing protein produces the protein MDDPYRVLGVAPTATDDEVKTAYRKLARKYHPDLNGGSPEAEAKMKEINEAYSLITKMRREGTNYTGGSQGYGGQQGYGNPFGGGYNPFGNGPYGNYGNQQRGQQSSELNAARNYIISGYYQEALNVLNGISNHNAAWYFLSAQANYGLGNRVAALNHARQAAQMEPGNYEYRQFLSQLENGGSAYQEYGRQFHMPTGMCSDPCASCLFLNLFCNCCCPCGVRGFYC, from the coding sequence ATGGATGACCCTTATCGCGTATTGGGCGTAGCCCCGACGGCCACGGACGACGAAGTCAAGACCGCGTATAGAAAGCTCGCCCGTAAATACCACCCTGACCTGAACGGCGGTTCTCCTGAGGCCGAGGCAAAGATGAAGGAAATCAACGAAGCCTATTCCCTCATCACGAAAATGCGCCGTGAGGGGACAAACTATACCGGCGGCAGCCAGGGATACGGCGGCCAGCAGGGATATGGAAATCCCTTCGGCGGTGGTTACAACCCCTTCGGAAACGGGCCTTACGGCAATTACGGCAATCAGCAGCGCGGGCAGCAGTCCTCCGAACTGAACGCCGCTCGCAATTACATCATCTCCGGCTATTATCAGGAAGCGTTGAACGTGCTGAACGGCATCTCCAATCACAACGCCGCGTGGTACTTCCTCAGCGCCCAAGCCAACTACGGCCTGGGTAACCGCGTCGCCGCGCTTAACCACGCGCGTCAGGCTGCACAGATGGAGCCTGGGAACTACGAATACCGCCAGTTCCTCTCTCAGCTCGAAAACGGCGGCAGCGCCTATCAGGAGTACGGCAGGCAATTTCATATGCCGACCGGCATGTGCTCCGACCCGTGCGCGTCCTGCCTGTTTCTCAATCTTTTCTGCAACTGCTGCTGTCCTTGTGGGGTGAGGGGTTTTTACTGCTGA